The nucleotide sequence AGAAAACCATCTAGATACCTTATTAGCTATGAACAAAGACCTGATGACAACGTACATTCTTGGTGAACAACTCAAAGAGCTATGGTATTGCGAATCAATTGAACAGTCACAAAGCCTATGGGAATTATGGTGGCAGCAAGTTCAGGATAGCAAGCTCAAACCACTGTTAGACTTTGCTCGCAAACTAAAGCCATACATTCATGGCATTGTTTCATCTGCTAAATATCGACTAAACACCTGCACACTTGAAGGTATGAATAATAAAATCAAACTAATAAAAAGGATGGCCTATGGATATCGAGATTCAGAATACTTTTTCTTAAAGATAAAAGCTGCATTTCCCGGTAAGGCGCGATGAACCTTTTTTTTGCCTTACAGGACGTAAGGTATTTCGAAAATACATGGACGTTCAATTTTCGACGCCTTACAGGACAGGGTCGTTGCTGTCCATCCTGCACCCACGACACTTGTATATCCCTTTACATTGTATGACGAAACACCATGGGTGGTGTAGTTTCGGTAGTCACCTGTCTCAAACAACAAGAAGAAAAAACGAGGGTCAGATCACACTTTATTATAAAAAAATAATAAAAGTATGATCTGACCCTACTTATGCAATATCAATTGTTCAGGGCCGAGTTGCCCCGACCTAATAATTTTATTTTCTTTACGAGTGAACAGACTCTACTTGTTTGAACATCTCTTGTATTTCTGGCTCTGGTTGCTCTGTCATTCTACTTACCACGATAATAGCAATCGCAGAGAAAATAAAGCCAGGAACAATTTCATAGATCCATGCACTTAAGCTTTGACCATTAATAGTAATCGGCGCATATATCCAGAACAATACAGTCAATGCACCGACTAGCATGCCTGCTAATGCCCCTTGTTTATTCATTCGTTTCCAATACAAGCTGAAGATAACAAGTGGTCCAAATGCCGCTCCGAAACCAGCCCATGCATTACCGACTAAACTAAGAATAGAGCTTTCTCTATCGTAGGCTAAAAACACAGCAACTAATGCCACAATCAATACTGAAATTCGACCAACAGAAACCAATTGTTTTTCGCTCGCGTCTTTGTTTAAAAACGTTCGATAGATGTCACCGGTCAATGAACTTGAGGTAACTAGTAATTGTGATGAAATGGTACTCATAATTGCCGCAAGTATTGCTGCAAGTAAGAAACCAGCAATTATTGGGTGGAATAAAACTTGTGATAAAAGAATGAATATTGTTTCTGGATCTGCCAATTCCATACCGGTTTTAGCAATGTAAGCAATACCAACAAAACCCGTGGCTACAGCCCCCAATAGAGACACTATCATCCAACTCATGCCGATACGGCGTGCCGTTGGTAAATCTTCTACAGAGCGAATAGCCATAAAACGTACGATGATATGAGGCTGGCCAAAATAACCTAACCCCCATGCCATTGCTGAAACTATTGCAACTATGCTGACACCACTGAACATATTGAATAAATCAGGGTTAATAATGTCAATACTTTGCTGTGCTTCAGCCAAACCACCAACATTAAAGATCACCACAACAGGGACCAGTATTAAGGCGATAAACATAATACAACCTTGGACAAAGTCGGTTAAACTCACCGCTAAAAATCCGCCAAACATGGTGTAACAAACAACTACGCCAGCAGTAACATACAAGCCGATTTCATAATTTAAACCAAAAGAACTTTCGAACAACTTGCCACCAGCAACGATGCCCGATGATGTATATAAAGTAAAAAAGATGATGATAACGATTGAAGATACAATACGTAGTAAACGCTTATTATCATTGAAACGGTTTTCAAAAAAATCTGGCAAGGTTATAGAGTCATTGGCCACTTCAGTATAAGTTCGCAAACGTGGAGCGACGATACGATAGTTTGCATAGGCACCAATGATCAGGCCAATCGCGATCCAAGTACTGCTTAATCCCGATATGTACATTGCTCCTGGTACACCCATCAAGATCCAACCACTCATATCAGATGCGCCTGCCGATAAAGCTGTAACTGAGGGACTCAAACTACGCCCTCCTAGCATATAACCAGAAACATCATCTGTCGATTTTTTATAGGCGTATAAGCCAATAGCGATCATCGCGATAAAATAAACTGCTAAAGAAAAAATAGTGCCAATAGCCAAATTAGACTCCAAATATTTGTCGGTATTGCTGTAAGTATATACTACGGTTAAATTTCGCTGCGCCTATGCCTTTCTAGATATCTAAAATAAGCATAAATGCAGTGAAATTTTAGGTTTAAATACTTAAGAAATTAAAATTTAAGATTGCTATATGATAAATCTATTTGATGCAAGATAGCTATATATTTACTTGTTATTTTCTATTAACGATTTGTTTTAATTAGATTAATATATTTTACTTTCAGAAAGGTCGATGCTCAGCAAGATTCCCAGAGGGTCTATACATTTTTCCATTATTTTATCAGTAAAAATATGCTATTCTAGCCATTCATAAGCGTTTGGAATTAAGCATCTTTAATTCGATTTCTTACCATTTTTTCATTTAAACGCTGATAGGTATTTTATTAAATGCAATCAATTGAATCGTTGTTAATAGACAGCCTTACAATGAATAACAATCTAGAGAACAATAACCTAGAAAATGATATTCATAAAACCAAACTTAATGAGCTGCATGGCTTTGCTGCACGGCAATCTATCGTCGACAAAGACAATAACATATGTGCATATGAGTTATTTTTTCGTGATAGTTTAGTCAATACTTTTCCCAACATTGATGCCGATACTGCGACAATCAAACTGATTGAGTCGACACTAGAATCAAAAGTCAGTAAATCTTTTACCAAACAAAAGCCTGCTTTTGTGAATTTTACTTTGGCGACATTAAAAAAAGGTTACCCCCTGCAGTTGCCGAAAGAGCATATTATTGTAGAGATTTTAGAAACTGAAGAGCCAACTTCTGAACTATTCGATATTTGCAAGAACTTGCATAGTAAAGGTTATCAAATTGCTTTGGATGATTTCATTCATCATCAACTTTGGCATAATTTCTTTCCGTATATCGATATTATCAAAGTGGATTTTAGGCAAACGGATTTAAGTGAAATCGTTGAGCTGATTGAACATCTTACTGAGTATCCTCATATTCGATTACTCGCAGAAAAAATTGAAAGTATTGAAGAATTTGAACAGGCAATAAATTTAGGGTTTGAATTTTTTCAAGGATATTTTTTTGACAAACCTGAAGTTGTAAAACCTGCCGCCGTGAAAACATCAAATTTAGACCTAGCATTTATCTAGGTCTAATACACAAGAATTAGCGTTGCCAATTTAACTTTGCCAATTTAACTTTGCCAATTTAACTTTGCCAATTTAACTTTGCCAATTTAACTTTGCTAATTTAACTTTTTTTGGCCAAAAACTTGTCGATTAATCCTTGGGTTGAGGCAGACAAGTTGTCGTTACTTTCGCCGCCCATCACCGCCAATATAGATTGCCCTAGCTCTTTTCCTAACTCAACACCCCATTGATCAAATGAGTTTAATTGCCACATTATCCCTTGAACGAAAATTTTATGTTCATAAAGTGCCAGCAGTGCTCCTAATGCTTTAGGTGTTAGGTTATCCACAACTAATGTATTGCTCGGTGAGTCACCTGGCATTACTTTGTGTGGCGCAAGCCTTTCGACATCTTCATCCGATAACCCTTTCGATTTAAGCTCTGCTCTTGCATCCTCAAGAGACTTGCCTTTCATTAATGCTTCACTTTGTGCAAAACAATTGGCGACAAGCATGGTGTGATGATAGTGATAATCACTGTTAGAATTAAGCGATACTATAAAATCGGCTGGCACAACTTCATTGCTTTGATGCATTAATTGCATAAACGCATGCTGACCATTAGTTCCCTCTTGACCAAATACGATAGGCGCAGTTTTCATCGTGACTATTTCGCCATCGTGATTTACTTGCTTGCCATTACTTTCCATATCGAGTTGTTGCAGATAACCAGGTAAAGCTCGAAGTGAATGATCATAAGGTAAGGTGGTTAATGAGTTATAACCGAGAAAGTTTATGTTCCAAATTCCAAGTAAGGCCATCAATACTGGCATGTTATGACGAAAATCAGCGTTTTGAAAGTGTTTATCCATACTTCTCGCGCCAGCGCGTAGCTGCTCAAAATTTCCATAACCAATAGAAATCGCTAATGGTAATCCAACCGCCGACCATAATGAAAATCGACCTCCTACCCAATCCCACATTGGCAGAACATTTTCACTACTGACACCAAACTCTACTGCTTTCTCTACATTTGAACTGACAGCAATAAAATGATCAGATAAATCATAATCAGGTAAACGTGTTTGCAACCAACTTCGACAACTTGTGGCATTGAGCAAAGTTTCTTGAGTGGTAAACGTTTTCGATATAATTAGGATCACAGTAGTTTCAGGATTTAACGGTGCGAGCTTTTCAGCAATAGCGCTGCCGTCGATGTTGGCAAGGTAATGGACTTTTACTTTATCTTGCTGATACGGCTTAAGCGCCTCCTGAGCAACTTTACCGCCATAATATGAGCCACCGATACCAACAGCAATAACATCAGAGATTGGCTTACCAGTTGCCCCTAGATAATCGCCTGTATGTAAACTAGAACAAAGCTCTTGCATCTTGCTATTAGCAAGTTCGATTTCAGCGCACTCCTCAGGACTTAAAACCATGGCCTGCTGGTCTTTTTTGGCTCGCAAAATAGTATGCAGCACTGCCCTATTTTCAGTATGGTTGATTTTTTCACCACTAAACATCGCATTAATAGCAGTAGACAAATCGCTTTCATTTGCCCAAGCTATAAGCGAATTAAGAGCTTCTTCATTAATGTTTTGTTTTGAATAATCCAAAAACCAAGACGATGCATTTATCGAGAATTGTTCGAATCGCTTTGAGTTTTCATTAAACAGGTCGGTAATAGCGTTTGATTTAAAAATGCTAGCTTGCTGTTCAAGTGCTGAGATAGCTATGGTTTGAGGTGATGATGCTTGAACCAAGGTAAATCCTTTTTATTTTTGCTATTCTGTTCATTTATTAGATAATTGGTGGAGAGTAAATATAATTGAAAAATAACTCCGCTTCGCTAATTTCCAATTATATTAAATTAGGTCATTTTGGATACTATAATTTGTAATTATTCTACAGTTACTGACTTCGCAAGGTTTCTAGGTTGGTCAACATCCGTCCCTTTAATAATCGCCACGTAATAGGATAGCAACTGCAATGGTATCGTATAAATCATTGGTGCTATACCTATTTCACAATGTGGGATATCAATCACTTTCATAGTTTCATCACTGACAAAGTTTGAATCAACGTCTGCAAACACAAACATTAAACCGCCACGAGCTCTGACTTCTTCAACATTAGATTTTAACTTTTCAATAAGTTCATTATTAGGGGCAACGACAATTACTGGCATATCGTCATCAATCAAAGCTAATGGCCCGTGCTTTAATTCGCCGGCAGCGTAGGCTTCCGCATGAATGTAAGAAATTTCTTTAAGTTTTAAAGCGCCTTCCATTGCGATTGGGTATTGGCGACCGCGTCCTAAAAATAAAGAATGATTTTTATCAGAAAAATCTTCCGCTAATGCTTCTATACGTGGCGCGATTGCCAGTACTTCGTCAATCTTATTTGGTAACGTTAATAAAGCTTGTGTATGTTCTTTTAGTTTTTCTTGATTAACATCATTGAATTTTCCTAAAGCAATGGTCAGCATCATTAAACCCACAAGCTGTGTAGTAAATGCTTTCGTTGATGCAACGCCAATCTCTGCGCCAGCTTTGGTCATAAAACATAAATCAGATTCTCTAACTAAAGACGAACCTGGCACATTACAAATCGTAAGAGATGCTTTAAAACCTAGGTCTTTTGCTTTTCTCAATGCAGCCAAAGTATCTGCGGTTTCGCCTGATTGAGAGATGGTTACTATCAATCCATTCTTTGGCACGAATATTTTTCTATATCGATACTCACTAGCTATTTCAATATTACAGGAAATTCCGGCAAATTCTTCAAGCCAATAGCGCGCAACCATGCCTGAATGGTAACTCGTACCACAAGCAATAATTTGAACATGTTCTATCGATTTAAAGATTTCCTCGGCGTTATTTCCGAACACATCGCTATCAATACTGTCATCGATAATACGCCCTGCAAGAGAGTTACGAATTGCAATTGGCTGCTCATAAATTTCTTTAAGCATATAGTGTCGATATTCACCCTTATCGCCTGCATCATGAGTAGCATCGGATTCTTTAATTTCTCGTTCTACGGCATTACCATTTTCATCAAAAATTGAAACTGACTGTCGAGTAATCTCCGCTACATCCCCTTCTTCAAGATAAGCAAAGCGTCTGGTAACCGGCAATAATGCCAATATATCTGAAGCAATGAAATGTTCTCCTAGTCCATAACCTATCACTAAAGGGCTGCCTGAACGGGCTACGATAAATTTATCTTTATCGTTTGCATCCATTATCACAGTGCCATAAGCACCATCTAATTGTTTAGTAGCAAGTTGAACAGCCGACAACAAAGTGTCGCAGGATTTAAATTCGTGATGAACGAGATGAGCGATGACTTCAGTATCGGTTTGGGAGGTGAACACATAGCCTAGCGTTTTCAGTTTTCCTCTTAGTTCTTCATGATTTTCAATGATACCATTATGAACAACGACAATATTATCGGATGATAAATGCGGGTGAGCATTAGCTTCACTAGGTGCTCCATGTGTAGCCCATCGGGTGTGGGCTATTCCGGTACCGCCAGGGCAAGGTTCATTTTGAACTGCATCGGATAATTCTTGAACTTTCCCTAATCGTCTAACTCGATGAAGTTTATTTTGGCTATCAACAACTGCAACACCGGCAGAATCGTATCCTCGGTATTCAAGTCTCTTTAAACCTTCAATTAAAATATCTACTACATCGCGCTGAGCCACAGCACCAACTATCCCGCACATATAATCTCCAAAATTGTTGTTTTTGTTTCACTGAAAATTATAGTCAAAAATTTAATTTTTATTAAAAATAACAAAAAAAACGAGAAATAAATTTCTCGTCTTTTATTGATATGGCTTTTTAATGACCTAGAAATCATTTATTAGTCAAAACCATTCGGGTTTTCTGACTGCCAGCGCCATGTATCGGCAATCATGTCATCTAAACCTCGCTCAGCCTGCCAGCCTAATACATCATAGGCGATATTAGCTTGCGCAAAAACGGTCGCTATATCACCTGGACGACGAGGGCTTATTTTGTAAGGAATATCAGCGCCACTGATCTCTTTAAATTTATTTACTATCTGTAAGACAGAAGTACCATTTCCAGTGCCAATATTAATCGCAGTACAACCAGGTAATTTATCAAGTGCAATGACAGCTTTTAAATGTGCTTTTGCTAAATCGACAACGTGAATATAATCACGTACACCTGTTCCATCGACTGTATCATAATCATCGCCAAAAACCTGCAGTTCCTTTAATCGTCCAACAGCAACCTGAGACACAAAAGGCAAAAGGTTATTCGGAATACCATTTGGATTTTCTCCAATAAGGCCTGATTTATGAGCACCAATAGGATTGAAATAACGAAGAGAAATGATCGACCATTCTGGATCACTTTTGGCTAAATCAAACAACACATGTTCGACCATCAATTTTGATTGACCATATGGATTGGTTGCTGAAGTAGGCATAGTCTCCACTAGTGGCGATACGTTATTTTCACCATAAACCGTAGCGGATGAACTAAACACAATGTTTTTTACATTAAATTCAGTCATCACTTCAAGCAATGCAACAGTCCCTGACACATTATTGTGATAATAATGCAGAGGTATTTGCGTCGATTCACCAACGGCTTTTAACCCAGCAAAGTGAATAACAGAGCTTATATTATGGTCGTTAAAAACACGTCGCATAGCACCTTTATCACAGATATCAGCCTCGATAAAAACTGATTTTTTACCTGTAATTTGTTCTACTCTATCTAATGATTTTGTTGAAGAGTTAACCAGGTTATCAACGATCACCACGTCATCGCCTTGCTCTAATAATTCAACAACAGTATGACTGCCGATATATCCAGTACCACCAGTAATTAATAAACTCATTTTCTTTATCCAAAAGTTTTGATATTAACTTTTTAAGCTTGCCAAGTAAGCAGTAAAGCGTTCACCTATTTCAGGGTGACGCAAAGCAAATTCAACATTAGCTTTCATATACCCCATTTTAGATCCACAATCATGTGACTTACCGGTCATATGAAATGCTTCTACTGTTTCGCTATTCATCAAATCAGCAATGGCATCAGTTAATTGAATCTCATCGCCAGCACCTGGACGAGTATGTTCTAGCAAGTCCCATATTTTATTTGATAACACATAGCGACCAACAACAGCCAAATTAGAAGGTGCTTCTTCAATAGGTGGTTTTTCAACTACCTCGGTCATAGGCATTGATTCTCCGGCATTTAATTTCGCACCGCCACAATCTACAACTCCATAACTACTTACTTTTTCCATAGGAACTGGCTCAACCATAATTTGGCTTATTTGAGACTGCTCAAATCGTTTTATCATTGCCGCCAAATTCTCAGATTTCAAATCAGCACTAGCGTCATCCATAATTACGTCAGGAAGAACGACAATAAAAGGCTCATCTCCTACTATAGGTTTTGCTTTTAAGACTGCATGTCCTAAGCCTTTAGCTTCACCTTGACGAACATGCATAATAGTCACATCCTTTGGTGTAATTGCTTGTATTTCATCAAGCAATTGACGTTTAACTCGGGTTTCTAATGTTGTTTCTAACTCAAATGATTTATCAAAGTGATTTTCTATAGAGTTTTTCGATGAATGAGTAACCAAAATAATTTCGTTTATTCCTGCAGCGATACATTCTTTAACGATGTATTGAATTAAAGGTTTATCTACAATTGGCAGCATTTCTTTTGGAATAGCTTTTGTCGCAGGCAACATGCGAGTACCAAGACCGGCTACAGGTATTACAGCTTTCTTAACTAGGCGTTCGTGGGATTTATTTTTTTTTACAGACATAAGGCAATTCCATTTTTCTTTGTTATTAATGTTTAATCGTAATAGTTTAGCAGAGTACTGATGAAGGTTTCTACTTGTTCTTCTGGTAATGCGTTGATACCAGCGGCGGCAGCTCGACCACCTCCAGTTGGAAATTGCACACAAATTTCGTCAGCACCTTGTTTATTATTTAAAGGAGCTCTGACACTTACTGTATAGCTACCATCTAAATTCTTAGTTAGAACACCATGGGCTTTATTAGGAGATTGGTTAGCAAGTTCATTACCGTATACACCACTTACACGTCTTGACCATGCAGCGTCTTCAAGCGCAATAACCTTACAAACATCGTTATCAAATAATACATCAGCACTATCAGCTTTAGTCATGTCTTGCTGATAGGCTGTTTCTAAGTCAAAAAATAAAGATGACTTTTCTGCAAATAAATTCTCCGGCGTTTCATAGTTTTTAAGTTTTTCATATAAGTCAGCTGGATGATAATGTAAATCGTTTATATCACGCCCGTATCCGTTATAGTTAACATAGGTGCCAAGTGCTTCTAGATTATTAGTCAATTGGTCAGATAAACCATTTAAGTGGCTATGTCGTCGAGCAACTGCTTTAAGGTTATCCCCAAAAGCTGCTGCAATGGCCCACAAATGATGTTTGCCTTTTAGATAATCGTTAATAAGTAAACTTGTACAAACATCAGGAGACGTATTTATGATAGTGTGCAAATTAGTATAAGTTGGTATGTTACTAGCACGGTGATGGTCAACGTAAAACACTGATGTATTATTAGCTAAGAGTTGCTCTAATGGCCTTTGATTTTTATCCATAGAAACATCTAAAACTACAACATTAGTCGCGTCATCATTTACGCGTTCAAGTAAAGAAATATCTCTCTTTACTCCTGTTACTAGTTTCGTTTCTTTTGGCTCTGCCAGTCTTAATTGAAGTAACGCTAAGATCCCATCTGCGTCGCCATTAAATACATCATAATTCATTGTTATTCTAAATCCTTTCTTAATCTATCTAATATATCAAACGCATTAATCAAATCTTGCTTTGAGATATTTCGTATCGAATTTAATGAGCTCTTTAATAAGCTTGTTGATACACCTTCTGTTCTTGGAAGGTAGATTACTCTACAAATATCTTCTAAATGATCAAATTTACCCTTCCAGTCATCACCGATTACAAATATATCTATATTTAAATCAATTATATCGTGCTTTTTTTGCTCCCAAGACTGTTCAGGTATGACTTTACTCACATACTGAATCGCTTCAACTATTTGCGCTCTCTGCTCAAAAGGTATCAATGACTTCTTCCCTTTAGTCGCGTTAAATTCATCAGTTGATACACCAACAATTAATTCATCGCCAAATTCGTATATCCGCTTTAATAAATTTAAATGACCAATATGAAACATATCAAATGTTCCGTAAGTAATTATTTTTTTTGTCATAGTCTAATTAATCTTTATATTATTTTACTTATAATAAAATCAGCATTTGATTTAGAGGGCTCTAGCTTTATCGTA is from Thalassotalea crassostreae and encodes:
- the galU gene encoding UTP--glucose-1-phosphate uridylyltransferase GalU; the encoded protein is MSVKKNKSHERLVKKAVIPVAGLGTRMLPATKAIPKEMLPIVDKPLIQYIVKECIAAGINEIILVTHSSKNSIENHFDKSFELETTLETRVKRQLLDEIQAITPKDVTIMHVRQGEAKGLGHAVLKAKPIVGDEPFIVVLPDVIMDDASADLKSENLAAMIKRFEQSQISQIMVEPVPMEKVSSYGVVDCGGAKLNAGESMPMTEVVEKPPIEEAPSNLAVVGRYVLSNKIWDLLEHTRPGAGDEIQLTDAIADLMNSETVEAFHMTGKSHDCGSKMGYMKANVEFALRHPEIGERFTAYLASLKS
- the pgi gene encoding glucose-6-phosphate isomerase, which produces MVQASSPQTIAISALEQQASIFKSNAITDLFNENSKRFEQFSINASSWFLDYSKQNINEEALNSLIAWANESDLSTAINAMFSGEKINHTENRAVLHTILRAKKDQQAMVLSPEECAEIELANSKMQELCSSLHTGDYLGATGKPISDVIAVGIGGSYYGGKVAQEALKPYQQDKVKVHYLANIDGSAIAEKLAPLNPETTVILIISKTFTTQETLLNATSCRSWLQTRLPDYDLSDHFIAVSSNVEKAVEFGVSSENVLPMWDWVGGRFSLWSAVGLPLAISIGYGNFEQLRAGARSMDKHFQNADFRHNMPVLMALLGIWNINFLGYNSLTTLPYDHSLRALPGYLQQLDMESNGKQVNHDGEIVTMKTAPIVFGQEGTNGQHAFMQLMHQSNEVVPADFIVSLNSNSDYHYHHTMLVANCFAQSEALMKGKSLEDARAELKSKGLSDEDVERLAPHKVMPGDSPSNTLVVDNLTPKALGALLALYEHKIFVQGIMWQLNSFDQWGVELGKELGQSILAVMGGESNDNLSASTQGLIDKFLAKKS
- the putP gene encoding sodium/proline symporter PutP; the protein is MAIGTIFSLAVYFIAMIAIGLYAYKKSTDDVSGYMLGGRSLSPSVTALSAGASDMSGWILMGVPGAMYISGLSSTWIAIGLIIGAYANYRIVAPRLRTYTEVANDSITLPDFFENRFNDNKRLLRIVSSIVIIIFFTLYTSSGIVAGGKLFESSFGLNYEIGLYVTAGVVVCYTMFGGFLAVSLTDFVQGCIMFIALILVPVVVIFNVGGLAEAQQSIDIINPDLFNMFSGVSIVAIVSAMAWGLGYFGQPHIIVRFMAIRSVEDLPTARRIGMSWMIVSLLGAVATGFVGIAYIAKTGMELADPETIFILLSQVLFHPIIAGFLLAAILAAIMSTISSQLLVTSSSLTGDIYRTFLNKDASEKQLVSVGRISVLIVALVAVFLAYDRESSILSLVGNAWAGFGAAFGPLVIFSLYWKRMNKQGALAGMLVGALTVLFWIYAPITINGQSLSAWIYEIVPGFIFSAIAIIVVSRMTEQPEPEIQEMFKQVESVHS
- the glmS gene encoding glutamine--fructose-6-phosphate transaminase (isomerizing); the encoded protein is MCGIVGAVAQRDVVDILIEGLKRLEYRGYDSAGVAVVDSQNKLHRVRRLGKVQELSDAVQNEPCPGGTGIAHTRWATHGAPSEANAHPHLSSDNIVVVHNGIIENHEELRGKLKTLGYVFTSQTDTEVIAHLVHHEFKSCDTLLSAVQLATKQLDGAYGTVIMDANDKDKFIVARSGSPLVIGYGLGEHFIASDILALLPVTRRFAYLEEGDVAEITRQSVSIFDENGNAVEREIKESDATHDAGDKGEYRHYMLKEIYEQPIAIRNSLAGRIIDDSIDSDVFGNNAEEIFKSIEHVQIIACGTSYHSGMVARYWLEEFAGISCNIEIASEYRYRKIFVPKNGLIVTISQSGETADTLAALRKAKDLGFKASLTICNVPGSSLVRESDLCFMTKAGAEIGVASTKAFTTQLVGLMMLTIALGKFNDVNQEKLKEHTQALLTLPNKIDEVLAIAPRIEALAEDFSDKNHSLFLGRGRQYPIAMEGALKLKEISYIHAEAYAAGELKHGPLALIDDDMPVIVVAPNNELIEKLKSNVEEVRARGGLMFVFADVDSNFVSDETMKVIDIPHCEIGIAPMIYTIPLQLLSYYVAIIKGTDVDQPRNLAKSVTVE
- the tagD gene encoding glycerol-3-phosphate cytidylyltransferase produces the protein MTKKIITYGTFDMFHIGHLNLLKRIYEFGDELIVGVSTDEFNATKGKKSLIPFEQRAQIVEAIQYVSKVIPEQSWEQKKHDIIDLNIDIFVIGDDWKGKFDHLEDICRVIYLPRTEGVSTSLLKSSLNSIRNISKQDLINAFDILDRLRKDLE
- the galE gene encoding UDP-glucose 4-epimerase GalE, coding for MSLLITGGTGYIGSHTVVELLEQGDDVVIVDNLVNSSTKSLDRVEQITGKKSVFIEADICDKGAMRRVFNDHNISSVIHFAGLKAVGESTQIPLHYYHNNVSGTVALLEVMTEFNVKNIVFSSSATVYGENNVSPLVETMPTSATNPYGQSKLMVEHVLFDLAKSDPEWSIISLRYFNPIGAHKSGLIGENPNGIPNNLLPFVSQVAVGRLKELQVFGDDYDTVDGTGVRDYIHVVDLAKAHLKAVIALDKLPGCTAINIGTGNGTSVLQIVNKFKEISGADIPYKISPRRPGDIATVFAQANIAYDVLGWQAERGLDDMIADTWRWQSENPNGFD
- a CDS encoding acetyltransferase; the encoded protein is MNYDVFNGDADGILALLQLRLAEPKETKLVTGVKRDISLLERVNDDATNVVVLDVSMDKNQRPLEQLLANNTSVFYVDHHRASNIPTYTNLHTIINTSPDVCTSLLINDYLKGKHHLWAIAAAFGDNLKAVARRHSHLNGLSDQLTNNLEALGTYVNYNGYGRDINDLHYHPADLYEKLKNYETPENLFAEKSSLFFDLETAYQQDMTKADSADVLFDNDVCKVIALEDAAWSRRVSGVYGNELANQSPNKAHGVLTKNLDGSYTVSVRAPLNNKQGADEICVQFPTGGGRAAAAGINALPEEQVETFISTLLNYYD
- a CDS encoding EAL and HDOD domain-containing protein — translated: MQSIESLLIDSLTMNNNLENNNLENDIHKTKLNELHGFAARQSIVDKDNNICAYELFFRDSLVNTFPNIDADTATIKLIESTLESKVSKSFTKQKPAFVNFTLATLKKGYPLQLPKEHIIVEILETEEPTSELFDICKNLHSKGYQIALDDFIHHQLWHNFFPYIDIIKVDFRQTDLSEIVELIEHLTEYPHIRLLAEKIESIEEFEQAINLGFEFFQGYFFDKPEVVKPAAVKTSNLDLAFI